GCTGAAGCGCGGGACGACGCACGGGACGCGCGCCCGATAGGCATCCCACCGCGGCCCGAACGCCGCTGCGAGCGCGCGCTCCTCGCGCGGGATCTTCGCCGCGAGTCCGGCGCCGAGGCCGACCGCCACGCTCGCCGTCGCGATCGAGGGGTGCGCGAGGAGCGTCCCGACTGCGACGAGCCCGATGCCGAGGTAGAGCGGGTGCCGCACGACGCCGAACGGCCCGTCCTCGACGAGGACCGGGCCCGACGGCGTGATGCGCGCCGACCACGCGGCGCCGAGCGTGCGGCGCGCGGCGACGTGCAGCGCGGCGCCCCCGACGGCGAGGGCCATGCCGAGCACCGCCAGGACCGGCGACGTCAGCCGCCGCCCGCCGCCCATCCGCTCGAGCGCGGCGATCGTGACGACGAGCACGGCGAGCAGCACGGCGCCGGCCACGCGGCGCGCGGGCCCGTCACCGGTGTGACCGCGCGCCGCGCGTATCGCGTCGTGCGCGAGCACCACGGCCCACGCGGCCACGACGACGCCGTCGGCGAGACCCGTCACCGTCGCCTGTAAATCATGTCGGCGGCCCCCCTTGCGACTCCAGGTCCGATCTGGGACACGAAGATATGGCCATCTTGAAGGTTGCGCGGCTCGGGCACCCCGTGCTGCGCAAGGTCGCCGAGCCCGTCTCGCCGGAGGCCATCGGCGCCCCGGAGATCCAGCGACTCATCGACGACATGCTCGAGACGATGCGCGAATACGACGGCGCGGGTCTCGCGGCGCCGCAGGTGCACGTGTCGCGCCGCATCGTGATCTACGGCGTGCAGGGTAACCCGCGCTATCCGGACGCCGAAGAAGTTCCCCTGACCGTCCTCGTCAACCCGAAGATCACGCCCACGACCAAGGAGATGGAGGAGGACTGGGAGGGCTGTCTCAGCCTCCCCGATCTGCGCGGCCAGGTCCCGCGCTACACGCGCGTGCGCGTCGAAGCGTACGGACGCGACGGAAAGCCGCTACAGTTCGTCGCCGAGGGGTTCCACGCGCGGGTCGTCCAGCACGAGTGCGATCACCTGGACGCGACGGTCTACGTCGATCGTATGCGTTCGATGGCGACCCTCACGTTCCTCTCCGAGTTCCACAAGTACTGGCTGGGCCGCGAACCCGAGCTCGAGTGAGCACGGACGCAGCGGCGCACCTCGGTGCGCCAGGGGACGTCGCGACGAGAAAGTGACGCTGCGCCGGCGGCCTCGGCTGGCCCCGTTCCGCCCGACTAGTGGCATAGGCGTTGCTTTGACGCCCGTGCGCGTGCGCCTCGATCTTCGTGTGCCCTTCGCCTGCCGCGCTGCGCTCGCGACCAGCGCGGCCGGGTGGCCTGCGGCGGGCTATGGCGCCCTCGCCATCTTCGTCGCCGGCGATTTCGCGCGCACCGGCTCCGGTTGGATCTTCGGCACCCCGTTCTTCGTCCTGCTCCTCGGGGCGACCATCGCCCACCAGCTCTCCATGGGACTCGGCGGCGGCCTCGGCATCCCGGCGGTCTTCCCGGGCGTCCGCGCGGTGAATCGCGTGCTCGACGGGTCGGGCCACCCGAGGCCGTGCGCGCCGGCCGATCTCGCCGAGGCGGCCCGCGGCATCGCGCGCCTTCCCATGTACAACGTCCTGCACGCGGGCGTGCTCAGCCTCGCCGTCGTGCTCGGTACCGAGCTGCTCGAGTGGTGGGGCGCCGGTCCCTCGTCGCCGAACTTCGGCGTCATCGCTCGGAGCGGTCTCATCGCGACCGGCCTCTACATGAGCGTCAGCTTGACCCTGGGCGAGCTGCTCGTGCGCCCCGCCTGTCGCGCCGTGCGGCGCGCGACGTTGCAGCACGGCGTGGTCGTCGACGACACCTACGTTCTCGCACGGAGGTGGCGCGTGCTCGCGGCCGTGGTCCCGCCCGTGGCAGCGCTCGCGGTCGCGGTCGAGTTCGGACGCTCCCAGCACGCGACGGCGGTGCCGTACGCGCTGCTGCTGGCACTGTCGGCGGTGGTCGCGGTCGCGATCGCGTGGCTCCAGTACGAGAGCCACGAGCGTGCCGCGCGCGAGCTGACGTTCGCCTGCCGCGCGCTCGCGGCCGGCGAGGACGGGCACCTGGTCACGGGCAGCATCGACCCGACGCTGCTCGGCATCGCGCAGGAGTTCAACGCCGCCGCGCACCAGGTGCGCGCCGATCGGCGCGCCTCCTCGGAGCGCTATCGCACGCTCTTCGACGGCGCCGGCGATGCCATCCTGCTGGTCGACGCGGACGACGGCCACATCGTCGAGGTGAGCGCCCGCGCCGAGCGGCTCTTCGCGAGCGCGCGCGGCGACCTCGTCGGCAGGGCTTTCACCGATTGCGTGGATGCCGGGACGAGGGAGCGGCTGCGCGAGTTCGCCCTCGACCGCCGGCCGAACGCCGAAGTGTCGCTCGTCAACGCGGGCATCGTCCGGAGCGACGGCGAGACCGTCCCCGTCGACGCGTCGCTCGCGATCGTGTCGGCCGGCGACGAACGCCTGCTCCAGGCGATCCTCCGCGACGTCCGCGACCGGCGGCGCATCGAGCACGAGCTGCGCAAGGTCGCGCGGCGGTTCGAGGAGCTCTACCGCCTCGCCGTGGCGCTCGGCGACGATCCGGGCGCACTGGCCGAGCACACGGTGCGCGCGCTGCGGGCGCTGCTCGAGTATCCGATCGCGTCGGTCGCACGGCTCGATGGGGACGAGACCGAGATCCTGGCCCTGGCCCGCGGGGACGAGGTGATCGGCCACGGCCGGCGGGTCCTGCCGGGCACGCCGTGCTCCGAGGTCCGGTCGCGGCGGAGCGCGTGCATCTTCACGGATGCCAACGACCGCTTCCCGAAGGATCGCGAGCTGGTCGCCGCCGGCATCCGCACCTATTGCGGCGTCCCCATCCTCGATGCCTCGGGCGACGTGGTCGGCATCGTGAGCGTCCTCGACACGCAGGCACGCACGGTGCGCGACGAGGACCTGCAGCTGCTCACGAGCTTCGCGCAGCGCATCGGGCAGGCCATCGATCGCGAGCGCTTCGCCCTCGCGCAGGAGGGTCTGACGCAACGCCTGATCGAGAGTGATCGCGTGAAGACCGAGTTCCTGGGCATGATGTCCCACGAGCTGCGCACGCCACTCAACATTCTGCTCGGGTACAACCGGATGTTGCTCGAGAGCCTCGAGGAGGGCGACGTCATGCCTCGCGCGGAGCGGGGCGAGATCCTCGAGCGGATGCTCTCGGGCGGCTTGCACTTGAGTGAGCTGGTCGAGGACACGCTCTCGGTCCTGCGGCTCGAGGCCGGCGTCGTGCAGATCGACGCGGCGCCCGTGGCGCTCCCCGCGTTCCTCGACGAGATCCAGGGCGTCGATCGCCTGCTGCGCCGTCCGAGCGACGTCGTCGAGCGATGGCACGCCGACGCAGAGGTGCCGACGCTCGTCACCGATCGCCGAAAGCTCCGGCAGGTGGTGACGAACCTGGTCGGCAACGCCCGCAAGTTCACCGATCGGGGCATCATCGAGGTGCACGTCGCCCGCGACCAGGGGACCGGGGGCGTGGTGCTCACGGTGCGCGACACCGGCTGCGGCATCGACGGGGCCCACCTGCCGCACATCTTCGATCTATACCGCCAGGCGCCCAGCCAGCGACGGCAGGACGGCTGCGGGCTCGGGCTCTACATCGTGCGCCGGTACGTCGAGCTGCTGGGTGGACGGGTCTCGTGCACCAGCGCCGTCGGACAGGGGACGACGTTCGTCGTGACGCTGCCCGCGAGCGCCGCGCCGGCCGCCGCTGCGGCCGCCTAGCCCACGGCGACGTCGATCGCGTCGCGCGCGAAGTCGCTGCTCGAATCCACGTTGATCGGCCGACCGAGGCGCGCCCGGAGCTGCTCCACGTGGCCCGCGGCGTCGCTGCGCAGGAACTCGGCGACGGCCGAGTGCACCGTCAGGGTGAGCGGCCGTCCGCCCTCGTGCTCGGCGGCGGCGCGCTGCACCCGGCGAAGCGCCTCGTACGCGATCGTCTCGGTCGCGCGCAGCCGGCCGAGCCCATCGCAGTGCGGGCACGGCTCGAGGAGCTGCTGTCCCAGGCTCTCGCGCGTACGCTTGCGCGTCATCTGGACGAGGCCCATCTCGGAGATCTGCAGCACGTTCGAGCGGGCCTTGTCGGTGCTCGCGGCTTCCTGGAGCGCGTCGAACACCTTCTTGCGGTTGGCGGGCTTCTCCATGTCGATGAAGTCGATCACGATGATCCCGCCGATGTTCCGCAGGCGGAGCTGCTGGACGACCTGCTTGGCGGCCTCCAGGTTCGTGCGCAGCACCGTCTCCTCCTGATCCTTCTTGCCGACGTAGCGTCCGGTGTTCACGTCGACGGTCGTCAGCGACTCGGTCTGGTCGAAGACGAGGTAGCCGCCCGACTTGAGCCACACCCGCCGATCGAGCGCCCGCGCGATCTTCGTCTCGACGCCGTGCTGCTCGAAGAGCGGCGTCGTCCCCTGGTAGAGGTGCACGTGCGAGGCGAGGCGCGGCACCAGCGCCTCGACGAACTCGATCACGCGCGCGTGCTCGGCCACGTCGTCGACGACCACGCGGTCGACCTCGGGCGTGAACAGGTCCCGCAAGACGCGCAGCACGAGGTCGAGATCGCGGTGCACGAGGGCCGGCGCGGTCGCGCCCTCCGCCACGTGCTGGAGGTGGGACCACAGGCGCGTGAGGAAGCGCACGTCGTCGCGGATCTCGCGCTTGGTCGCGCCGGCACACGCCGTCCGCACGATGAAGCCGCCGGGTCCCGAGCGCTCGGACTCGACGGCGTCGCGCAGCCGCTCCCGCTCCTCGGGATCTTCGATGCGTCGCGAGATGCCGACGTGATCCGTCCCCGGCATGTGGACCAGGTGACGCCCGGGCAGCGAGATCTGCGCCGTCACGCGCGCGCCCTTCGTGCCCATCGGCTCCTTCGAGACCTGGACCAGGAGCTCCTGGTTCTTGGTCAGGCGCTCCTCGATGGGCGCATACTGGACGCGGCGGCGCGGCGCGCTCTCCACCTCGACGTCGTCGGTGTCGATGCTTTCCTCGACGACACCGCGCACGAGATCGGGCCCGACGAGATCGGAGACGTGGAGGAACGCCGCCTTCTCGAGGCCGATGTCGACGAACGCCGCCTGCATGCCCGGCAGTACGCGCACGACGCGCCCCTTGTAGACGTTGCCCGCGAGGCCCTTGTCGCGGCCGCGCTCGACGTGGAGCTCGACCAGCGTCGTGTCCTCGAGGACGGCGACGCGGGTCTCCCACGGTGCCGCGTTGATGAGGATCTGCTTCGTCACGCCAGAGGTGCGGCGGCGTCCGGCACGAGCGCGGGCGCCGGCTCGCGAAGTCGTGTCGCGCGCTTGTGGATGCGCACGAGCGGAACCATCTCGTCGGGCAGCCCGAGCAGCGCGGTGAGGAGAATGCCGGGCTTGAGCGTGCCCCCCGGCCCGACCACGAGCTGGAGGCGCAGCTCGAGCGGCCCCGTCTGCGCGAGCCCGAGCACGGCGCCGCGGGCGTCGACCAGCCGCTCGCCGCGCGGCGTGCGCTTGCGGACGAGAACCTCGTCGCTCGCGTGGAAGCGCGCGACGGCGGAGGCGATCGCCTCCGGCGTCGGCGGCACGTCGAGGGTCGAGAGGTCGACGTCGTAGTCGAGGGCGATGACGCTCTGGTCGATGCTCGGGGTGCCGCGCCCGACGTCGAGCGCCGAGAGGGGCTCGAGGCCCTCGGGCAGCTCGCGTGCGAGCAGCGCCAGCACGGCTGCGGGCTCGAGGCGCGTCGTCAGCTCCAGGTCGACGAGCTCGTCGTCGCTCGAGAAGCCCACCGGCAGGGCGGGTCCGAAGCCGATGCGGGGCAGCGGGTGATGGCCGTTCGAGAACGCGATCGGAAGCCCGGCGCGGCGCGTGGCGCGGAAGAAGATCGTTCCCAGCTCGCGCGTCGCGATGAAGCGGGCCGGTCCCACCTTGCGATAGCGGACGCGCACGCGCTGCACGGGCGGGAGGGCCGCGGCCGCCGGCGCGAGCGAGGACGGCACGGCGCCGAGCCATTCCTCGGCGTTGCCCTCGCCGCCGGGCGCGGGGCTCGCTTGCGCCGTCGGTCCGAGCGCGGCGGGCGACAGGCCGTCGCCGGCGATCGCGGGCCGGGCCGGGACGGGCATCCTCGCGGCGCGTCGCTCGGCGACCCGCGTGCGGATGCCGCGCCACATGCGCGTCTCCCATGCCGGCAGCGGATCGTTCGCGTCGTCGGGTGGCACCAGGAGTTCCGCCCAGCGCGACACCATCTCGCCGCGATGGAGCGAGCCCTTGGCGCCCGCCGGATGGTAGTCGACGTTGCGCACGGCCTCGAAGTCGCAGGCGCCGCAGTAGGTGCAGCGCTCGACCGAGCAGTCCGGCGTGAGCTGTCCCGCGACCGCACGCGCGAGATCCTGCTGCAGGAACTTCTTCGAGGGCCCCGCGTCGAGATGATCCCACGGCAGCACCTCGCCGAGCGGCCGCCGGCGGAGGTGGAAGGCCGGGTCGACGCCATGCTCGGCGAGCGCCTGCTCCCAGACGCCGACGCGGCACTGGTCGGACCACCCGTCGAAGCGCGCGCCGCGGCGCTGCGCGGTCTCGATCACGTTCGCGAGGCGGCGATCGCCGCGCGAGAAGATTCCCTCCAGCCACGAGAGGCGCGCGTCGTGCCAGCGGAACTCGATGCCGCGGCGTCCGAGCTCCCGTCGCAGCAGGCTCTGTCGCGCCTCCGTTTCGGCGATCGACAGCTCGCCGGCCCACTGGAAGGGGGTGTGCGGCTTCGGCGAGAAGGTGGAGATGCTGGCCGTCACCTTGAGACGCCCGCCGGCTGCGCGCTTCACGCGCTCGGCGAGCAGCGCGATGCCGAGCACGTCCTCCTCGGTCTCGCTCGGGAGCCCGATCATGAAGTAGAGCTTCAGTGCGCGCCAGCCGAGATCGGCGAAGAGCTTCGCGGCGGCGAGCAACTCGTCCTCGCGGTACTCCTTCTGGATCACGTCGCGCAGGCGTTGCGTGCCCGCTTCCGGCGCGAGCGTGAAGCCGGTCTTCCGTACGCGACGGATCTGCTCGAGGATCTTGGGCGAGAGCGCGTCGACGCGCGTCGACGGCAGCGAGACGGCGACCCGCTCGGGCGCAAGGCGATCCATGAGCGCCTTCAAGACGGGATTGACGCCGCTGTAGTCGCCGGTCGAGAGTGAGAGAAGCGACACCTCCTCGTAGCCGGTGCGCTCCATGAGCGCCGTCGTGTGGGCGACGACCCGTTCGGGGTTGCGCTCGCGCAACGGGCGGTAGACGTAGCCGGCCTGGCAGAAGCGGCAGCCCTTCACACACCCGCGCATGACCTCGACGCTCGCGCGGTCGTGCACGACGCCGATGTTGGGGACGATCGGATCGGAGGGCGGCGGGAACGCGTCGAGGTCGGGCAGGATGCGCTTGCGGACGATCGGGCGCTCGGGATCGCGCGGGATCACCTCGGCGATCGTGCCGTCGTCCCGGTAGCGCGGCTCGAAGAGCGCGGGCACGTAGCAGCCGGGCACCTCGGCGAGGGCACCGAGCAGGGTCGCCCGCTCGCGACGATCCCAGCGCGCGACGACGTCGACCACGTCGCCGATCGCCTGCTCGCCGTCCCCCAGCACGACGGCGTCGAGGAACGGCGCCAGCGGCTCGGGATTGAAGGCGCAGGGGCCGCCGGCGATCACGACGGGATCGTCGGTCGTGCGATCGACGCTGCGGGGCGGAATGCCCCCGAGCTCGAGCATCGTGAGCAGGTTCGTGTACGTGAGCTCGTACTGGAGGCTGAACCCGACGACGTGGAAATCGCGCAGGGCGAGGTGGTTCTCGAGCGAAACGAGGGGCAGGCCGCGGGCGCGGAGAATCGCCTCGAGGTCCCGCCACGGCGCGTAGGCCCGCTCGGCGGCCACGTCGGGTCGCCGGTTCAAGATTTCGTAGAGGATCTGGAGCCCCAGATGGGACTGCGCGATCTCGTAGACTTCCGGAAACGCGAGCGCCACGCGGATCGCCACCCGATCCAGGTCCTTGCGGATGGCCCCGCGCTCGTTTCCGAGATAGCGCCCCGGCTTCTCGACGAGCGGAAGCAGGCGCTCGTACTCCTCGCGATAGGTGCGCAGCATGCGGAAGCGCGGAGTATAGGGAGGGGGTCCGGGCCCCGCAACGCGAGCTTGCCAGTCCGTACCACGTCCCCTATCATCGAACCATGTTCGGCCTGGGCATCGGCGAGTTGCTCGTGGTGCTCGTCATCGTGCTCGTGGTCTTCGGCGCCGGACGGCTGCCGGAGGTCATGGGATCGCTCGGCAAGGGCGTGCAGCAGTTCAAGCGCGGCTTGAAGGAGCCCCCCGAGATCGACGTCACGCCGACCGACGAGGCCGCGCCGGCGAAGCCCAAGAGCGACAGTTGACCGACGGCTGACCGCCTACGGTCTGCTGGTCGCGAACGCGTCGGGACGCCGTGTCCCGCCGCGCACCGAGACGACCTCGACCGTGAACTCCGTCAGCGGCAGCGGCGGATCGACGAACGCGACCAGGAAGCGGTCCTGCTCGCCGGGCGGCAGGTTCCAGTCCCCCGGCGGCTTCAGCGTCTGCAACAGCTCGATCTCGCGGATCCCGAGGTCGGCGACGTCCTGCGGAGCCGCGCCGCAGTAGACGACCTGGCGCCGCTCTTCGCTGCCGCTGATGCGGCCCTGGATCTGGACGCCTGCAACCGAGACCGGCGCGTTGTTGATCGCGGTGCCGGTGATGACGAACACCAGCCGATCGCCGTGCACGCGCTTGAATTCGCCGTGGACGTCCGCGAGCTGGATGTGGCCGGGGTGGAGCCGCGTCTCGCTCACCTCTCCACCCACGAGCGGAATCGACGCGAGCAGCGCGCGCGCCGTCGCCGCATGCGTGTAGACGTAGATCGACACGATGCCATAGACGATGAGGACGGCGAGCGCCGCGCGCGCGGCGAAGCGCGCCGGGGATCCGGCGGTGGGCACGTCGCTCCGTGCGCGATGCGCGGCACGACGCGGCTCCTCCTCCTTCTCGAGCTCGGGATCGCGCGCCACCGATTCCACGGTGAATACGGGCGCGTCGTCCTCGTCGTCGGCGTCGACGATCGGGTCGTCGTCCGGCTCGTCGAGCGTCGGCGCTTCGGCTTCCTCGTCGGGCGCGAAGACGTGACGGCAGCGCGTGCAGCGATAGGTGGGGTTGCGGCCGAGCCGCGAGCGGGGCGGCAGCCGATAGCGCG
This DNA window, taken from Candidatus Eisenbacteria bacterium, encodes the following:
- a CDS encoding isoprenylcysteine carboxylmethyltransferase family protein — translated: MTGLADGVVVAAWAVVLAHDAIRAARGHTGDGPARRVAGAVLLAVLVVTIAALERMGGGRRLTSPVLAVLGMALAVGGAALHVAARRTLGAAWSARITPSGPVLVEDGPFGVVRHPLYLGIGLVAVGTLLAHPSIATASVAVGLGAGLAAKIPREERALAAAFGPRWDAYRARVPCVVPRFSSGRP
- the def gene encoding peptide deformylase yields the protein MAILKVARLGHPVLRKVAEPVSPEAIGAPEIQRLIDDMLETMREYDGAGLAAPQVHVSRRIVIYGVQGNPRYPDAEEVPLTVLVNPKITPTTKEMEEDWEGCLSLPDLRGQVPRYTRVRVEAYGRDGKPLQFVAEGFHARVVQHECDHLDATVYVDRMRSMATLTFLSEFHKYWLGREPELE
- a CDS encoding ATP-binding protein, which codes for MRVRLDLRVPFACRAALATSAAGWPAAGYGALAIFVAGDFARTGSGWIFGTPFFVLLLGATIAHQLSMGLGGGLGIPAVFPGVRAVNRVLDGSGHPRPCAPADLAEAARGIARLPMYNVLHAGVLSLAVVLGTELLEWWGAGPSSPNFGVIARSGLIATGLYMSVSLTLGELLVRPACRAVRRATLQHGVVVDDTYVLARRWRVLAAVVPPVAALAVAVEFGRSQHATAVPYALLLALSAVVAVAIAWLQYESHERAARELTFACRALAAGEDGHLVTGSIDPTLLGIAQEFNAAAHQVRADRRASSERYRTLFDGAGDAILLVDADDGHIVEVSARAERLFASARGDLVGRAFTDCVDAGTRERLREFALDRRPNAEVSLVNAGIVRSDGETVPVDASLAIVSAGDERLLQAILRDVRDRRRIEHELRKVARRFEELYRLAVALGDDPGALAEHTVRALRALLEYPIASVARLDGDETEILALARGDEVIGHGRRVLPGTPCSEVRSRRSACIFTDANDRFPKDRELVAAGIRTYCGVPILDASGDVVGIVSVLDTQARTVRDEDLQLLTSFAQRIGQAIDRERFALAQEGLTQRLIESDRVKTEFLGMMSHELRTPLNILLGYNRMLLESLEEGDVMPRAERGEILERMLSGGLHLSELVEDTLSVLRLEAGVVQIDAAPVALPAFLDEIQGVDRLLRRPSDVVERWHADAEVPTLVTDRRKLRQVVTNLVGNARKFTDRGIIEVHVARDQGTGGVVLTVRDTGCGIDGAHLPHIFDLYRQAPSQRRQDGCGLGLYIVRRYVELLGGRVSCTSAVGQGTTFVVTLPASAAPAAAAAA
- a CDS encoding Rne/Rng family ribonuclease; amino-acid sequence: MTKQILINAAPWETRVAVLEDTTLVELHVERGRDKGLAGNVYKGRVVRVLPGMQAAFVDIGLEKAAFLHVSDLVGPDLVRGVVEESIDTDDVEVESAPRRRVQYAPIEERLTKNQELLVQVSKEPMGTKGARVTAQISLPGRHLVHMPGTDHVGISRRIEDPEERERLRDAVESERSGPGGFIVRTACAGATKREIRDDVRFLTRLWSHLQHVAEGATAPALVHRDLDLVLRVLRDLFTPEVDRVVVDDVAEHARVIEFVEALVPRLASHVHLYQGTTPLFEQHGVETKIARALDRRVWLKSGGYLVFDQTESLTTVDVNTGRYVGKKDQEETVLRTNLEAAKQVVQQLRLRNIGGIIVIDFIDMEKPANRKKVFDALQEAASTDKARSNVLQISEMGLVQMTRKRTRESLGQQLLEPCPHCDGLGRLRATETIAYEALRRVQRAAAEHEGGRPLTLTVHSAVAEFLRSDAAGHVEQLRARLGRPINVDSSSDFARDAIDVAVG
- a CDS encoding TIGR03960 family B12-binding radical SAM protein, with protein sequence MLRTYREEYERLLPLVEKPGRYLGNERGAIRKDLDRVAIRVALAFPEVYEIAQSHLGLQILYEILNRRPDVAAERAYAPWRDLEAILRARGLPLVSLENHLALRDFHVVGFSLQYELTYTNLLTMLELGGIPPRSVDRTTDDPVVIAGGPCAFNPEPLAPFLDAVVLGDGEQAIGDVVDVVARWDRRERATLLGALAEVPGCYVPALFEPRYRDDGTIAEVIPRDPERPIVRKRILPDLDAFPPPSDPIVPNIGVVHDRASVEVMRGCVKGCRFCQAGYVYRPLRERNPERVVAHTTALMERTGYEEVSLLSLSTGDYSGVNPVLKALMDRLAPERVAVSLPSTRVDALSPKILEQIRRVRKTGFTLAPEAGTQRLRDVIQKEYREDELLAAAKLFADLGWRALKLYFMIGLPSETEEDVLGIALLAERVKRAAGGRLKVTASISTFSPKPHTPFQWAGELSIAETEARQSLLRRELGRRGIEFRWHDARLSWLEGIFSRGDRRLANVIETAQRRGARFDGWSDQCRVGVWEQALAEHGVDPAFHLRRRPLGEVLPWDHLDAGPSKKFLQQDLARAVAGQLTPDCSVERCTYCGACDFEAVRNVDYHPAGAKGSLHRGEMVSRWAELLVPPDDANDPLPAWETRMWRGIRTRVAERRAARMPVPARPAIAGDGLSPAALGPTAQASPAPGGEGNAEEWLGAVPSSLAPAAAALPPVQRVRVRYRKVGPARFIATRELGTIFFRATRRAGLPIAFSNGHHPLPRIGFGPALPVGFSSDDELVDLELTTRLEPAAVLALLARELPEGLEPLSALDVGRGTPSIDQSVIALDYDVDLSTLDVPPTPEAIASAVARFHASDEVLVRKRTPRGERLVDARGAVLGLAQTGPLELRLQLVVGPGGTLKPGILLTALLGLPDEMVPLVRIHKRATRLREPAPALVPDAAAPLA
- the tatA gene encoding twin-arginine translocase TatA/TatE family subunit, which produces MFGLGIGELLVVLVIVLVVFGAGRLPEVMGSLGKGVQQFKRGLKEPPEIDVTPTDEAAPAKPKSDS
- a CDS encoding zinc-ribbon domain-containing protein, with translation MTVRCPQCSTRYRLPPRSRLGRNPTYRCTRCRHVFAPDEEAEAPTLDEPDDDPIVDADDEDDAPVFTVESVARDPELEKEEEPRRAAHRARSDVPTAGSPARFAARAALAVLIVYGIVSIYVYTHAATARALLASIPLVGGEVSETRLHPGHIQLADVHGEFKRVHGDRLVFVITGTAINNAPVSVAGVQIQGRISGSEERRQVVYCGAAPQDVADLGIREIELLQTLKPPGDWNLPPGEQDRFLVAFVDPPLPLTEFTVEVVSVRGGTRRPDAFATSRP